Proteins found in one Oribacterium sp. oral taxon 102 genomic segment:
- a CDS encoding SDR family NAD(P)-dependent oxidoreductase: MKTAIVTGASRGVGRAIAERLAGEGYRLLINCRSRFELLDHAAAELSAKTSCIPIHGKISGELLERYLGGSAVSQEELLLVNNGGISRFQLAQEVTDGELMELMEANLLSMFRLCRALIPYLLRSGNGRILNISSVWGICGASMESVYSMTKGGVNAFTRALGRELAPSRIPVNAIALGAVDTDMNSWMGEEERAALNEEIPFGRMASVSEAAEFAMLLLKSPHYLTGQVIQFDGGWI; encoded by the coding sequence ATGAAAACAGCCATTGTTACAGGCGCCTCGAGGGGAGTCGGCAGAGCGATCGCGGAACGGCTCGCGGGAGAGGGCTACCGACTGCTTATTAACTGCCGCTCGCGTTTCGAGCTGCTGGATCATGCCGCGGCGGAGCTTTCGGCGAAGACGTCGTGCATCCCGATCCACGGGAAAATCTCCGGGGAGCTGCTGGAGCGGTATCTGGGTGGAAGCGCTGTTTCTCAAGAAGAGCTTCTTCTTGTAAATAATGGCGGGATTTCCCGTTTTCAGCTCGCACAGGAGGTTACGGACGGAGAACTCATGGAGCTCATGGAGGCGAATCTTCTTTCGATGTTTCGCCTCTGTCGTGCATTGATTCCCTATCTGCTTCGCAGCGGGAACGGGCGCATCCTGAACATTTCCTCGGTTTGGGGTATCTGCGGCGCTTCAATGGAGTCGGTCTATTCCATGACGAAGGGCGGTGTCAATGCCTTCACGCGGGCGCTGGGCAGGGAGCTCGCGCCGAGCCGCATTCCGGTCAACGCGATTGCGCTCGGCGCTGTGGATACGGATATGAACAGCTGGATGGGGGAGGAGGAGCGTGCCGCACTGAATGAGGAGATTCCGTTCGGACGGATGGCGTCTGTATCTGAGGCGGCAGAATTTGCCATGCTTCTTCTGAAGAGTCCCCATTATCTTACAGGGCAGGTGATACAATTCGACGGCGGCTGGATCTAG
- a CDS encoding isopeptide-forming domain-containing fimbrial protein: MKGFRKITSVLLALAMLLGISMTALAETSSAVSEFTIRKLSGDSHQYAVFQIFTGTYSDGKFSDIKYGQNTASGNTAGTAVPEDTLTKLTALENKSDREKLDSILPLVNLTGTPFASLAAGDTEVKVAPGYYLIQDTTALDKANDARNLYVVAVSENIEIKRKTDIPTVDKEIYDNADNGVAAGWGETADHNLNESFQFRLTATVPADAKIKDYKDAYQLTFHDVMSAGISFERIDSVEVNGVSIAASAYTTTATENMTAKEWTLTIPDARSYVNGGEQELKIGVTYSAHLNDSAVIGNHDDNKNTVDLEFSNNPNGEGKGKTKEDTVWAFSYELKNKKVRDTENGAALQEAGFRLYKSYDASKEGDAQFADEVKLIRKDGAYKPAASGESGVEMRSGSDGTFNIQGLDAGTYYLRETTTPAGFNSLTAPITVVIRATHTEDSETTAHTDITITKDSAEVDEIVVVNKQGITLPSTGGMGTTVLYAAGALLVILAGAAVVVKRRREA, from the coding sequence ATGAAAGGATTTAGAAAGATCACGAGTGTCCTGCTGGCGCTGGCAATGCTGCTCGGCATATCCATGACAGCACTTGCGGAGACGAGCTCTGCGGTGAGCGAGTTCACCATCAGGAAGCTGAGCGGAGACAGCCATCAGTATGCTGTTTTCCAGATATTTACGGGAACGTACAGCGACGGTAAGTTCTCCGATATCAAGTACGGACAGAATACCGCATCCGGAAACACGGCAGGAACGGCGGTTCCGGAGGATACGCTGACGAAACTGACTGCACTGGAGAATAAGAGCGACAGGGAGAAGCTGGACAGCATCCTTCCCTTGGTAAATCTCACAGGGACGCCGTTTGCGAGCCTTGCCGCAGGAGATACGGAGGTGAAGGTGGCTCCCGGCTACTATCTCATTCAGGATACGACGGCGCTTGACAAAGCAAACGACGCGCGGAACCTCTATGTGGTTGCAGTATCGGAGAATATCGAAATCAAAAGAAAGACGGACATCCCTACGGTAGATAAGGAAATCTATGACAATGCGGACAACGGAGTGGCAGCCGGCTGGGGGGAGACTGCAGACCACAATCTGAACGAGAGCTTCCAGTTCCGCCTCACCGCGACGGTACCGGCGGACGCGAAGATCAAGGACTACAAGGACGCGTATCAGCTTACCTTCCATGATGTAATGTCCGCAGGCATCAGCTTCGAGCGGATCGACAGCGTGGAGGTCAACGGGGTTTCGATTGCGGCCTCTGCCTACACCACGACTGCGACAGAAAATATGACGGCTAAGGAGTGGACGCTGACCATTCCGGACGCAAGAAGCTATGTAAATGGGGGAGAGCAGGAGCTGAAGATCGGCGTAACCTACAGTGCGCATCTGAATGACAGCGCAGTGATCGGAAACCATGACGACAATAAGAACACCGTGGATCTGGAGTTCTCCAACAACCCCAATGGAGAGGGGAAGGGAAAGACCAAGGAGGACACGGTCTGGGCGTTCAGCTATGAGCTGAAGAACAAGAAGGTTCGGGATACCGAGAACGGAGCCGCGCTTCAGGAGGCAGGGTTCCGGCTCTATAAGAGCTATGATGCATCGAAGGAGGGCGACGCGCAGTTTGCCGACGAGGTGAAGCTGATCCGGAAGGACGGCGCTTACAAGCCGGCAGCCTCCGGTGAGTCCGGTGTGGAGATGCGCTCCGGCAGCGACGGAACCTTCAACATTCAGGGGCTGGATGCCGGAACCTACTACCTTCGGGAGACGACGACGCCCGCCGGCTTTAATTCTCTGACTGCGCCGATCACGGTTGTGATCCGTGCGACCCACACAGAGGACAGTGAGACGACGGCACATACGGATATTACGATCACGAAGGATAGCGCAGAGGTTGACGAAATCGTAGTCGTAAACAAGCAGGGTATCACGCTGCCCTCGACCGGCGGTATGGGTACCACCGTGCTCTACGCAGCCGGCGCGCTGCTGGTGATCCTTGCCGGCGCGGCAGTGGTAGTGAAGAGACGCAGAGAGGCATAA
- a CDS encoding Cna B-type domain-containing protein — MKWRIPAEKLREKTSYIYQLPGAVGIEQEIAGEITRRLPDGTEQKIGKYTISQDGTVRLDYTSADFLGEQGDVLSEFWIKARANLDKADENGEIVFDTKEGKIRITNIAASYDMYIDKKGEKTGERELRYRITVGTSRGTEPGKPISLTDTIKSQPEGAYRFQMKPGSFLVEKLDAQGNKTAVSLPGEALQLTADGSFRLSGLEPLGKGERYEISYQVLVDGDLAKYTEKEDTAAVNRASAGWDGGGKRESETRTPITTKKTVSQKGRKSGEYDNKNKLIHWKVVVNPDASRDVSGWTFRDAPALLPYKGESYNRIVPGSVRLYKDGNEWWSDPAREIKLAETGTYSYDAEKNEIRYTFPTGRELKSSYLFEYDTTAPPLQPGEYFTADNSAEVDHEQHSASVSGDEAPGRWNVEKQALGYEKPETGTGGKYIFPKWSAAVTELPKTEVKELLFEDTIKEAWSQGHSPEEQAHFGNAAVLSEQLRKNLTLTLRDSSGTRVRLLSGTDPLAAEYHVEIKFYDAEGREITDLQNRDIAAAERVKRFTIRIGRKDGKSLAASRLELGEYSTVQDISVGGTGESWEVKNTAIAGGTESTAHNRYFVSDGGLRKEVKRTWENNFSSGEESYSFESLGAEKLLNYRLTLSTTAADEGRDIVLRDSLPEGMTLVEDSVRAYFLSTVDGKYSTLSDAGIDLNDADTFMVNTAEDGRSFTIRIRNYKLDPEKPIIHIYYNVNLLRGWKEAKETKVFRNTVEWTSRGGMGPVHQETTVTRDYPKIRKEGVQLREIVDGKEQYRAQLDYKLLINAKGEKLGTQDTITLVDEITQAVRWGQSSLARIDPKLIPGSVKLFRYDGSREDGVGEEIQDARFRYTYQEDAESGKRILQVTLPNSIACVLKYSYETSRSLTNDDEISNKATLSGGYSSESRINLKEISSGASANKDVIRLQKVDSQNFRQQLSGAVFRLESYDASAQAFTSADVLDADGFTVDKEKIWDLSREKSLKRDVLYRLEETKAPAGYRIGEKYHYFIVKGDEEDSAAWEKATGGIDSEALREVQAKLRYLKGGEVYTVENEAMLTVEKQWMKKDGSTLEKTPDSVSFKLYQRKNAANHTVFIESTGSSLTSSDQYAFQRKNYAPIVVSDGASLNLRAVLSWGINFEVAMKDGEKADISIDGEPKQRVKLQYDKQGRKPDGFTVQLQEIHSDIHLTVRHLGSGDPPAGDWNAAELGDIKVTDGEGPAPPKLIGTYTIYRNPAKNNTGKAWSMVFDQLEASDKDGNPYFYSVEELDVPEGFLTTYSQGAVQSGLIVITNQATEDTVYTLPETGGIGTKRLYFLGSMWILLAGAALCYKKKQEGKEKGKRDERI; from the coding sequence ATGAAGTGGAGGATCCCTGCGGAGAAGCTGCGGGAAAAAACCAGCTATATTTACCAGCTCCCCGGCGCGGTGGGGATAGAGCAGGAGATTGCAGGAGAGATTACACGGAGGCTTCCGGACGGAACCGAGCAGAAGATCGGCAAATATACGATCTCACAGGATGGAACTGTCCGGCTGGATTATACCAGTGCAGACTTCCTCGGCGAGCAAGGGGATGTCCTCAGTGAATTCTGGATAAAGGCGCGGGCGAACCTTGATAAGGCGGATGAGAACGGGGAGATCGTTTTCGATACCAAGGAGGGGAAGATCCGCATCACCAACATCGCGGCATCCTACGATATGTATATCGACAAGAAAGGAGAAAAGACGGGGGAACGGGAGCTTCGCTACCGCATCACCGTCGGTACGAGCCGCGGCACGGAGCCGGGGAAGCCGATCTCGCTTACAGATACGATAAAGAGTCAGCCGGAGGGCGCTTACCGGTTTCAGATGAAGCCGGGCAGCTTCCTCGTCGAGAAGCTCGACGCACAGGGCAATAAGACTGCAGTTTCTCTCCCGGGAGAGGCACTACAGCTCACGGCGGACGGCAGCTTCCGTCTGTCGGGACTGGAGCCGCTCGGAAAGGGAGAGCGCTACGAGATTTCCTATCAGGTTTTGGTGGACGGGGATCTCGCGAAGTACACGGAAAAGGAGGATACCGCTGCGGTCAACAGGGCTTCCGCCGGCTGGGACGGCGGTGGGAAGCGAGAGTCAGAGACGCGTACGCCGATCACCACGAAGAAGACGGTCTCTCAGAAGGGCAGGAAAAGCGGGGAATATGATAATAAGAATAAGCTGATCCATTGGAAGGTCGTGGTAAATCCGGATGCAAGCCGGGATGTATCAGGCTGGACCTTCCGGGATGCGCCGGCGCTGCTCCCCTACAAGGGGGAGAGCTATAACCGCATCGTTCCGGGGAGCGTACGGCTCTATAAGGACGGAAACGAGTGGTGGTCGGATCCCGCCAGAGAAATCAAGCTTGCAGAGACGGGGACATACAGCTATGATGCGGAAAAGAATGAGATCCGATATACCTTCCCCACGGGGCGGGAGCTGAAAAGCTCTTATCTTTTCGAATACGACACCACAGCGCCGCCCCTGCAGCCGGGAGAGTATTTCACGGCAGACAACAGCGCGGAGGTGGATCACGAGCAGCATTCCGCTTCGGTAAGCGGCGACGAAGCCCCGGGGCGGTGGAATGTGGAGAAGCAGGCGTTAGGCTATGAGAAGCCGGAGACCGGCACAGGCGGGAAATATATCTTCCCGAAGTGGTCTGCCGCCGTGACAGAGCTTCCGAAGACAGAGGTGAAGGAGCTGCTGTTCGAGGATACGATCAAGGAGGCGTGGAGCCAGGGACATTCGCCGGAGGAGCAGGCGCATTTCGGCAATGCCGCCGTGCTCAGCGAGCAGCTTCGGAAGAACCTGACGCTTACCCTGCGGGACAGCTCGGGGACGAGGGTTCGGCTATTGTCCGGGACAGATCCTCTGGCAGCGGAGTATCATGTAGAAATCAAATTTTATGATGCAGAGGGGAGAGAGATCACAGACCTTCAAAACCGGGATATCGCTGCGGCGGAACGGGTGAAGCGCTTCACCATCCGGATCGGCAGAAAGGACGGGAAGAGTCTCGCCGCCAGTCGTCTGGAGCTGGGAGAATACAGCACGGTGCAGGATATTTCTGTGGGAGGCACCGGGGAAAGCTGGGAGGTGAAGAACACCGCTATAGCAGGCGGCACGGAAAGTACGGCGCATAACCGATATTTCGTTTCCGACGGCGGACTCAGGAAGGAGGTCAAGCGGACATGGGAAAATAATTTCAGCAGCGGGGAGGAGAGCTATTCCTTCGAGAGCCTCGGGGCGGAAAAGCTCCTGAATTACCGCCTGACCCTTTCCACCACTGCCGCGGACGAAGGCAGGGACATTGTGCTTCGGGACAGCCTGCCGGAGGGCATGACGCTGGTGGAGGATTCCGTGAGGGCGTACTTCCTGTCCACTGTGGACGGGAAATATTCCACGCTTTCGGATGCGGGGATCGATCTGAACGATGCGGATACCTTCATGGTAAATACTGCGGAGGATGGGAGGAGCTTCACGATCCGGATCAGAAACTACAAGCTGGATCCGGAGAAGCCGATCATTCATATCTATTATAATGTAAATCTCCTGCGCGGCTGGAAGGAAGCGAAGGAGACGAAGGTCTTCCGGAATACCGTGGAGTGGACGAGCCGCGGCGGGATGGGTCCGGTGCATCAGGAAACCACGGTGACGCGGGATTATCCGAAGATCAGAAAGGAGGGCGTACAGCTTCGGGAGATCGTAGATGGGAAGGAGCAGTACAGAGCGCAGCTCGATTACAAGCTCCTGATCAATGCGAAGGGCGAAAAGCTTGGGACGCAGGATACGATTACGCTGGTGGATGAGATCACGCAGGCTGTGAGGTGGGGACAGTCCTCACTGGCACGGATCGATCCGAAGCTGATTCCGGGCTCTGTGAAGCTCTTCCGCTATGACGGATCCCGGGAGGACGGTGTAGGAGAGGAAATCCAGGATGCGCGCTTCCGCTATACCTATCAGGAGGACGCGGAGAGCGGCAAGCGCATACTGCAGGTGACGCTCCCCAACAGCATTGCCTGCGTGCTGAAGTACAGCTATGAGACCTCCCGGTCGCTGACAAATGACGACGAGATCTCCAACAAGGCGACACTTTCCGGCGGCTACTCCAGTGAAAGCAGGATCAATCTGAAGGAGATCAGCTCGGGCGCGTCGGCGAACAAGGATGTCATTCGCCTGCAGAAGGTGGACAGCCAGAACTTCCGGCAGCAGCTCAGCGGCGCGGTATTCCGCCTCGAAAGCTATGATGCTTCGGCACAGGCGTTCACATCCGCGGATGTCCTTGATGCGGATGGATTTACCGTCGATAAGGAGAAGATCTGGGATCTGAGCCGAGAGAAGAGCCTGAAGAGGGATGTGCTGTATCGTCTGGAAGAGACGAAGGCGCCGGCGGGCTACCGCATTGGTGAGAAATATCATTATTTCATCGTGAAGGGCGACGAGGAGGATAGTGCCGCATGGGAGAAGGCGACGGGCGGCATCGATTCCGAGGCGCTTAGAGAAGTTCAGGCGAAGCTTCGCTATCTGAAGGGCGGCGAGGTATATACCGTCGAGAACGAAGCGATGCTTACCGTCGAGAAGCAATGGATGAAAAAAGACGGCAGCACGCTGGAAAAGACGCCGGACTCGGTAAGCTTCAAGCTCTATCAGCGGAAGAACGCAGCGAACCATACGGTATTTATAGAGTCCACAGGCTCATCGCTGACATCGTCAGATCAGTATGCTTTTCAGAGAAAGAACTACGCACCCATCGTGGTGTCTGACGGGGCGAGCTTAAACCTGCGTGCCGTGCTTAGTTGGGGCATCAACTTCGAGGTCGCCATGAAGGACGGGGAGAAGGCAGATATATCCATCGACGGTGAGCCGAAGCAGCGGGTCAAACTGCAGTACGACAAACAGGGAAGAAAGCCGGATGGATTTACGGTACAGCTTCAGGAGATCCACTCGGATATTCATCTTACGGTGCGGCATCTGGGATCCGGGGATCCGCCGGCGGGAGACTGGAACGCGGCGGAGCTTGGAGACATCAAGGTGACAGACGGAGAGGGACCGGCACCGCCGAAGCTGATAGGAACCTATACCATCTACAGGAATCCGGCAAAGAACAATACCGGGAAGGCGTGGAGTATGGTCTTCGATCAGCTGGAGGCTTCGGATAAGGACGGAAATCCATATTTTTATTCTGTAGAGGAGCTGGACGTGCCGGAGGGGTTTCTGACGACATACAGTCAGGGAGCGGTGCAGAGCGGATTGATCGTCATAACGAATCAGGCGACAGAAGACACTGTTTACACCCTGCCGGAAACCGGCGGAATCGGTACCAAGAGGCTGTATTTCCTCGGAAGCATGTGGATACTGCTTGCGGGAGCGGCCCTTTGTTATAAAAAGAAACAGGAAGGCAAGGAGAAAGGAAAGAGAGATGAAAGGATTTAG
- a CDS encoding class C sortase: protein MRDRERKDRKDKRREADGTPDAAGKKARSGRGASLVSRLATGFILLTLAAGVGMLLYPTVSERLNALHQSQAIAGYTKRVETLEPEDYDAMFAAAERYNAALLRKPDRFRPTAEELAEYNGLLDPSGNGIMGYVTVPKIDVRLPIYHGTDETVLQTAIGHIPGSSLPVGGKSTHAVISGHRGLPSAKLFTRLDELMAGDGFILTVLNRELYYQVDQVTVVLPSEIEDIRITEGEDYCTLVTCTPYGINSHRMLIRGHRVDRLPEAASDGGGMAEDTADDTPETAQSGREIPDWMPLAFAGFAVLVIGGALLAPVKRRRK from the coding sequence TTGAGAGACAGAGAGAGGAAAGACAGAAAAGACAAGCGGAGGGAGGCGGACGGCACGCCGGACGCAGCGGGGAAGAAAGCCAGATCGGGGAGGGGCGCATCACTCGTCTCGAGGCTCGCCACCGGCTTTATCCTCTTAACGCTCGCCGCAGGAGTAGGGATGCTGCTCTACCCGACCGTCAGCGAGCGGCTGAATGCGCTGCACCAATCGCAGGCGATCGCAGGCTATACGAAGAGAGTGGAGACGCTGGAGCCGGAGGACTATGATGCCATGTTCGCGGCGGCGGAGCGCTACAATGCGGCGCTTCTCCGGAAGCCGGATCGTTTCCGGCCTACGGCGGAGGAGCTTGCGGAATACAATGGGCTGCTGGATCCCAGCGGGAACGGAATCATGGGCTATGTGACTGTGCCGAAGATAGACGTCCGTCTGCCGATTTACCATGGCACGGATGAGACGGTGCTGCAAACTGCGATCGGGCATATCCCCGGGAGCTCTCTTCCGGTGGGCGGGAAAAGCACGCATGCAGTCATCAGCGGGCATCGCGGGCTCCCCAGTGCCAAGCTGTTTACCCGTCTGGATGAGCTTATGGCGGGAGACGGATTTATATTGACGGTTCTGAATCGGGAGCTGTATTACCAGGTGGATCAGGTGACGGTGGTGCTGCCCTCGGAAATCGAGGACATCCGGATCACAGAGGGAGAAGATTACTGCACGCTGGTGACCTGCACGCCCTATGGGATCAATTCGCATCGAATGCTGATTCGGGGGCACCGGGTGGATCGTCTTCCGGAGGCGGCGTCGGACGGCGGGGGAATGGCGGAGGATACCGCGGATGACACGCCGGAGACGGCGCAGAGCGGCAGAGAGATTCCGGATTGGATGCCGCTTGCCTTTGCAGGCTTCGCTGTACTGGTGATCGGCGGTGCGCTGCTGGCCCCTGTGAAGAGGAGAAGAAAATAA
- a CDS encoding sensor histidine kinase, which yields MNRRLSLQWRLTAVTALMVIVSCLLLSYFISKSALLYMGEIEDSAIAILPSVELPENFTGDFEVHLDPKAVLSDMIQSTQTEFWTKSLLITLIITLVSSAMMYFIIGSSLQPLRRLGRQIEDIQAKNLRRLVASDGSSAEIVQLTDAFNAMLKRLGDTLSAQRQFSANAAHELRTPLAVMRTRLEVFEKSDAPEIEEYRELLGMIRAQTNRLSQVIDILLEMTELQAAEKGDTIRLSEMAEEVVCDLTAVANKRDIRLIQKPGSAEITGNDTLVYRAIYNLVENAIKYNRPGGEVSIEVKEDEEFASVLISDTGTGIDRADWEQIFEPFFRVDKSRSREMGGSGLGLALVKEIAQQHGGAVRVRKSTEQGTQMELLLKGNGGRRGREGRRNDGRFRQNGF from the coding sequence ATGAATAGGCGGCTTTCCCTCCAATGGAGACTTACGGCAGTCACGGCGCTGATGGTAATCGTGTCCTGCCTTCTGCTCAGCTATTTCATCAGCAAGTCCGCCCTGCTGTATATGGGAGAAATTGAGGATTCGGCGATCGCCATCCTCCCCTCTGTCGAGCTGCCGGAGAATTTCACCGGCGATTTCGAGGTGCATCTGGATCCGAAGGCAGTACTCTCCGATATGATTCAGAGCACGCAGACGGAATTCTGGACGAAGAGTCTGCTGATTACGCTGATTATCACGCTGGTCAGCAGCGCCATGATGTACTTCATCATAGGCAGCTCGCTGCAGCCGCTGCGTCGGCTGGGGAGGCAGATCGAGGATATTCAGGCGAAAAACCTGAGGAGGCTCGTCGCTTCGGACGGCAGCTCTGCAGAGATTGTGCAGCTGACCGATGCGTTCAATGCGATGCTGAAACGGCTCGGCGATACGCTTTCCGCGCAGAGGCAGTTTTCCGCCAATGCCGCGCACGAGCTGCGCACTCCTCTGGCAGTCATGCGCACGAGGCTGGAGGTCTTTGAAAAGAGCGACGCGCCGGAAATTGAGGAATATCGGGAGCTGCTCGGCATGATACGGGCACAGACCAACCGCCTGTCGCAGGTCATAGATATCCTTCTGGAAATGACGGAGCTGCAGGCAGCGGAGAAGGGAGATACGATCCGGCTGTCCGAGATGGCGGAGGAGGTGGTCTGCGACCTGACGGCGGTTGCAAATAAAAGAGATATCCGTCTCATACAGAAGCCCGGCAGCGCGGAGATCACAGGCAATGATACCTTGGTCTACAGGGCGATTTATAATCTGGTTGAAAATGCGATCAAGTACAATCGTCCGGGCGGGGAGGTATCGATCGAGGTGAAGGAGGATGAGGAATTTGCGAGTGTCCTCATTTCGGATACCGGAACGGGCATCGACAGAGCGGACTGGGAGCAGATCTTTGAGCCGTTTTTCAGAGTGGATAAGTCCCGAAGCCGTGAGATGGGCGGCTCAGGGCTGGGACTCGCACTGGTGAAGGAGATCGCGCAGCAGCATGGCGGAGCTGTGCGGGTGCGGAAGAGCACGGAGCAGGGGACGCAGATGGAGCTTCTGCTCAAAGGAAACGGCGGCAGGCGGGGGCGTGAGGGAAGAAGAAATGACGGGCGTTTTCGGCAGAACGGATTCTGA
- a CDS encoding response regulator transcription factor translates to MRILVVEDEKTLCETVAKGLRLDGYEVDTCFDGNTALDTALTESYDLIILDLNLPGMDGMEVLRNFRKEDAETSVLILSARGQLRDKIDGLDSGANDYLCKPFHFEELEARVRSLTRRRVIQNNLILSCGELSLDTKARTVSARGTELSLTRKEFGLLEYLMLHPEQPLSQEELIQHVWDGSVDSFSNSIRVHISALRKKLRTALGYDPITNRIGQGYMIGANTNE, encoded by the coding sequence ATGAGGATATTGGTAGTTGAAGATGAGAAGACGCTTTGCGAAACCGTTGCCAAGGGGCTGCGGTTGGACGGATATGAGGTGGATACCTGCTTTGACGGAAATACCGCGTTGGATACGGCGCTGACAGAGAGCTATGATCTCATTATACTGGATCTGAACCTCCCGGGGATGGATGGCATGGAGGTGCTTCGGAATTTTCGTAAGGAGGACGCGGAAACCAGCGTGCTGATCCTTTCCGCACGGGGACAGCTTCGGGACAAGATCGACGGTCTGGACAGCGGGGCGAACGACTACCTCTGCAAGCCCTTTCACTTCGAGGAGCTGGAGGCGCGCGTGCGCAGCCTTACCAGAAGGCGTGTCATCCAGAATAATCTCATCCTCTCGTGCGGGGAGCTTTCGCTCGATACGAAGGCACGCACGGTATCCGCACGCGGCACGGAGCTGTCCCTGACCCGAAAGGAATTCGGGCTTCTGGAATATCTGATGCTGCATCCGGAGCAGCCGCTGAGTCAGGAGGAGCTCATCCAGCATGTATGGGACGGAAGCGTCGACAGCTTCAGCAATTCGATCCGCGTACATATCTCAGCGCTTCGCAAGAAGTTGCGGACGGCACTGGGCTATGACCCCATCACGAACCGCATCGGACAGGGGTATATGATAGGAGCAAATACGAATGAATAG
- a CDS encoding CD1871A family CXXC motif-containing protein has translation MNFSDKLRRKRLAQTALLAASAVFVCIGAYRGEVETVFSKAIRLCLECVGIG, from the coding sequence ATGAATTTCTCAGACAAGCTTCGGAGGAAGCGTCTCGCCCAGACAGCGCTGTTGGCGGCATCTGCCGTCTTCGTATGTATCGGCGCATACCGCGGAGAGGTCGAGACGGTATTCAGCAAGGCGATCCGCCTATGCTTAGAATGTGTCGGGATCGGATAG
- a CDS encoding 4Fe-4S binding protein has product MLAAFLTNPHLPNFVKGTLYNGKLKQVCVPGLNCYSCPAATGACPIGAFQAVTGSSKFNFSYYISGILIFFGVMLGRFICGFLCPFGWFQDLLHRIPVKKFSTKGLRALRYLKYGMLAVAVTALPILLTNNAGMGSPYFCKYVCPQGILEGGIPLSLANGSIRATLGPLFTWKSGILLSVIALSVLFYRPFCKWLCPLGAFYALFNRVSLFSYTVDRHSCISCGKCGRLCKMDVDITKNAAHTECIRCGECVKACPTKAIHIHFGGKASLTPSEAMP; this is encoded by the coding sequence ATGCTTGCCGCGTTTCTGACAAATCCGCATCTTCCCAATTTTGTAAAGGGAACCTTGTACAATGGAAAGCTCAAGCAGGTATGTGTGCCGGGGCTCAACTGCTATTCCTGTCCGGCTGCGACGGGAGCCTGCCCGATCGGCGCCTTTCAGGCGGTGACGGGCTCATCCAAATTTAATTTTTCGTATTATATCAGCGGCATCCTGATTTTCTTCGGTGTCATGCTCGGCAGATTTATCTGCGGCTTCCTCTGTCCCTTCGGATGGTTTCAGGATCTGCTGCATCGGATCCCCGTGAAGAAGTTCAGCACCAAAGGGCTTCGAGCGCTGCGGTATCTGAAGTACGGAATGCTGGCAGTCGCAGTCACTGCGCTGCCCATCCTGCTCACCAACAACGCCGGAATGGGCTCGCCGTATTTCTGTAAATATGTCTGCCCGCAGGGAATCCTGGAAGGCGGCATCCCACTCTCTCTCGCAAACGGCAGCATCCGGGCGACGCTGGGACCGCTTTTTACATGGAAATCCGGGATATTGCTGTCCGTCATTGCCCTCAGCGTACTGTTTTACCGTCCGTTCTGCAAGTGGCTGTGTCCGCTCGGTGCGTTCTACGCCCTGTTCAACAGAGTTTCTCTATTCAGCTATACTGTAGATCGGCACAGCTGCATCTCCTGCGGAAAATGCGGCAGGCTCTGTAAGATGGATGTGGATATCACGAAAAACGCCGCGCATACGGAATGCATCCGCTGCGGCGAATGCGTGAAGGCGTGTCCGACAAAGGCGATTCATATTCACTTCGGAGGGAAAGCCTCTCTCACTCCCTCCGAGGCCATGCCGTAA